In the genome of Dermacentor andersoni chromosome 3, qqDerAnde1_hic_scaffold, whole genome shotgun sequence, one region contains:
- the Gas41 gene encoding YEATS domain-containing protein 4, translating into MAVTMPGIVPEIVQEPGGRVKGLTIVKPIVYGNVARYFGKKREEDGHTHQWTVYLKPYKNEDMSTYVKKVHFKLHESYPNQNRVVTKPPYEVTETGWGEFEIVIKIYFMDTTERPVTVYHILKLFQSETNIMLGKKQLVSESYDELIFSEPTMMMQQLLTSTRPLTVGPYKHEFDFEEKKEKTLHAILQAKNKIRLEVADLKERLKVARETIDKYKSEISKLESQADVDPGGTTAPGAAS; encoded by the exons ATGGCCGTCACCATGCCAGGCATAGTTCCAGAAATAGTTCAAGAGCCAGGGGGAAGAGTGAAG GGATTGACGATCGTCAAGCCCATTGTGTATGGTAATGTTGCCCGTTACTTTgggaagaagagagaggaagatggCCACACACATCAATGGACTGTTTACCTGAAGCCATACAAGAATGAG GACATGTCCACTTATGTAAAGAAGGTACACTTCAAGCTCCATGAAAGCTATCCAAATCAGAACAGGG tggTGACGAAACCGCCATATGAAGTGACAGAAACTGGCTGGGGTGAATTCGAAATTGTCATAAAAATATACTTCATGGATACCACAGAAAGACCG GTGACCGTCTACCACATCTTGAAGCTCTTTCAGAGTGAAACCAACATTATGCTTGGGAAGAAGCAACTTGTGTCAGAATCATACGATGAGCTG ATATTTTCTGAGCCCACAATGATGATGCAGCAGTTGCTAACAAGCACGAGGCCACTTACAGTGGGCCCATACAAGCATGAATTTGACT TCGAAGAGAAGAAGGAGAAGACGCTGCACGCCATCCTCCAGGCAAAGAACAAGATTCggcttgaagtggcagacctgaaGGAACGCCTCAAAGTGGCTAGGGAGACCATCGATAAGTACAAGTCTGAGATCAGCAAGCTGGAGTCACAAGCTGACGTAGATCCTGGTGGAACAACAGCCCCTGGTGCTGCATCCTGA